The following DNA comes from Strix uralensis isolate ZFMK-TIS-50842 chromosome 28, bStrUra1, whole genome shotgun sequence.
aaaacaacacaaacaaacaaacaaacaatcccGAAAGAGTTGTGTTAAGATTAAGAACACCTGCATTTGCAGTTCCTGACTGCTCGTGGAGGTTACAGCAGGAGCAGACCCATCCCAGCGCTCCGCAGCCCCGGACGGGCTGTTGTGGCGTTCAACGTTCCCTACGCCATCACAACAGGTTTCCTACGCCGGCGCCTGCGTTTCCTGGCTGCTGGTGTTTCCTGGGGTGCGCAGAGGTGGGTGCTCTGGGAAGGAAAGCACAGTCCATTGCGCCGCTCGTTAGCGGGCAACGCCACCTGACAGTTCCTGGCTGCCAAACTGCACGGCTGCCTTTGCTCCGCCACCCCGTGCCTGCGTGTCAGCTCCTGGTGGTGTGCCTGCGCCCTGGCGCCTCGCCTGCCGTTCTTCTTGGTGCTGCCAGAGTTTCTGGAAGAAAAGTCAGAAGTCAGTACCAGGAGAATCACAGCCCTGTTCAGTCTCTCTGTATGTGGAGCCTGAATGGGCTGGTAGTGAATCAATCCCCTTGGCCCCTCTGGCTTTACCCAGTCCCTTCTGCTTCAGCCTCAACAATGTGACACCCAGGAAGAATGCCCAGCTAGCAGCTTATTTCCTAGATGTTGATTCTTAGAGTAAGGGaagttttcaaaaggaaatgttttgctggctgaacaggagccagcagtgtgcccaggtggccaagaaggccaatggcatcctggcttgtatcagccatagcgtggccagcagggacagggaagggatctgacccctgggctcggcactggtgaggccgcccctcgatgagtgggttcagttttgggcccctcactccaaaaaggcccttgaatgactcgagcgtgtccagagaagggcaacggagctggtgcagggtctggagcacaggtctgatggggagcggctgagggaactgggggggtttagtctggagaagaggaggctgaggggagacctcatggccctctgcaactccctgaaaggagggtgcagagaggggggatgagtctcttgagccaaggaaccagcgccaggacaagagggaatggcctcaagctgcgccagggcagggtcagactggctcttaggaaggatttctttgcagaaggggctgttgggcgttggaatgggctgcccagggcagggggggagtccccatccctggaggggttgaagagtcgggttgagccagcgctgagggatctggtggagttgggaacggtcagtgtgaggttcatggttggactggaggagcttcaagggctttttcaACCttgatgaatctgtgattctgtatgcCCCTGAAGAGAGGCTGAATGAGCCACTGCTCTGCCAGAAGCAGGCACAGGCTACCACGCATCTACTCCTGAGATGGTTCTGGAGCTCCCCCATAGCTGGGAGCTGCCAGAGGTCATCACCCATCTAGGATGTGTGCTCCAGGTCAAGAGGAAGCTCTTTACCTGCATTCACTgttcccctgccagccctgctgagACGGGAGGAGCCTAGGAACAGAAAAGTTACCGCTTCACTCTCAGGAAGAGCTGCCTCACTTGGCACCTGATTCAAAATCCTCCTGCCCCTGAAACCTCTTAGCCAGTTTGAGAACATTTCAGCCCTGCTGGGAACTAGCACCAACACTGTCAGTTATGTTATTCCCCATCTACAAGCACAAGTATGTTATTCAGAGGCAGAGAGCTTTGCTGCTATAGACACAAGGAACACTTCAATGCTGGTATGTGGGATCTAGACAAGTTGcagggaggtttttttccccactacaGAACTGGCAAGGCAATGGGCACTCCCTTGTGTGAGTTGCAGCTTGTAAAAATCCAAGTTTATGtttcttaaaattaagaaagGAGCTGTTTTTGTTCCACCTGCTCACCTGTACAGCATGCACAGAGGCAAAAAGCAAAACCCTACCTGGGCACCGCTAAGGGGGCTTGGTTCGAATGATGCGGGTGATGTTTGACCATCTGCTTTTTAGTGTTTGGGGTAGCACCAGCTTTTTCTTTGAAGGGGTCTGAGCTCAAATTCTTTAGTCCACAGTTCCTGAAAAAGAATTCTGTGTCTTGCCACGTGTCCACAAACAATTCACCAAGTGATCTCAATGGCTTTTTTACACTTAAAACCCCCACCCCTTTGCATCACTGCTGCCCAAAAAAAGGAAGGGCAGCAGGCCTGCGGAGATCTTTAAACCCAGGTCTTCCAACTGCCCACCTTCCTCCTTACCCACTGGCCCACTCTACCTCCCTTCCTAGGAGCATCACGTTTAAAGTCTGTTGCTTGACAGCAGCTCTTCCTGCGCACGTGCACTCACTTATGCACACAAAAAGACTTACTTTTTTACAGATCTCTTCCGAAGATCTTGGATATAGTTGGTTCTCTCTATAGGATGCCCTCGAGCCCTGTTGAACACTGGAGAGAGACAGGTCTGAGTTACAACAACGCCCTGTACAAGTCACCTTGGGGGCTGCAGAGAACTTAAACCCTTCAGAAGGATTTTAACCCCTTCAACCAGTACTTCCACACTCAGGTCACGTAGGGTGATTCCACTCAGCGTACTGCCCTTCACACCACAGCCCCTGACAAGGCAGACACACAAGCAGAGCCGCAGCACAGCACTATCTGATCTGCACTTAGTGCTCCCCATGTTCACTCAACCCTCATTAGCTCCACAATCAGGCCATAAACTTAATTCCTTCTTTCCAATTACCTCAAAGAACCCCCAACCTCCCCTCCTCCACTCCCATTCCACGTGacaggaaaacacacacatacaactAAAAGAGTTACCTCCCTGGAGGTACCCCAAATCTTTTGACCATCTAAAACCACAAGTCCATGATAAACATTTTGCATCCAAACAAGAACATACACATACGTACACTCTATTGCAGTATTTGGCTCCATGCCTTCAACATCAATCAGGTACCTAAACAGATAAGCAAGAAAGCTCTAATTATACAATTATCCatggaaacactgacaggttAGTGACAATTCAAGAAGAAAGAGTAACTGGGAAGTTTTCAGTGCTTCTATTTATACGCTAGAATGGAGTATCAGCATTTGGTCTGCTGAAATTGGGGATAAGAAGTATCCCCTAGCAACAACCTTCTCAAAGCTGAAAAGCTTTAAATCCTCGCAAGTCTGGGATTACGCAGATCACTTGACTCTTGTTTCACTGGTGCAACACTATTTCCTCCTGGAGTTACAAGAAGCTGGTGACAACGCTCTGCACAAGTCATCGTTGGGGCTGCAGAGCACTTAAACCCTTCAGAAGGATTTTAACTCAGTTTCCTAAGGACAACTCACCTACAAACCAGGTAGCCAGTTCTGTTCAAGCCATGCGTGCAATGAACTCCGATGAGTTTATCTGCAACACATGACAATCAGGTTATATTTAAGTGCTCTTTCTCCAAAATCCCACCAGAACAAGTCCATTTGCATTCACCCTCCAACAGCATCACCAGTGTGAATCAACAGAAATGACCATGCAACAACAACACCGTATTTATGTCTAATTAGCACCACCGATTCAGCTCATTAACTTGTTTAAGTCTGTGAGCTCATCTGTGTGGTCACACAGCTCACTGCAAGGAAGATGTATTTAAAAGCTCCACAAATGGGATCTCACATTTCCCGAGCACTAACAGCTCGCTGCTTACACCGCTACCAAAATGCGATCAGTTTTTACAGCCAGTCTAGAGATGGAGTCTCAAACTCAATTAAAGCTTGACTTACCGCCAAATTATCAGAGAGTCACCATGAATTCCTTTAGCATAACAAACTGATCTTATTGCCTTGACATTCACATgccaagagaaggaaaagaaattcacGCTGTTCATTAAGACATCACTAGTCTCCAAGTCTGCAGTACCCTTCCCAACAGCAGCAACATAAGGGAAATCCACACTTACCGTTATCTTTGTTGTCTCTCAAAAACTTTTTTACAATGCATTTGAATTGAAAAATGGTGTGCCTGTTTGGTATTTCATGTCCCATTGTCAAGATCTTGGAGTAACAGAGTGTGTCTGGGAGCTCCTACAAGAAAGGAAGTCAGTAATTTCCAGAAAAAGCACAAGGATTCTTATCAATTAGAAAACCATAATCCAGATAAGTCAAGCTTTTCAACTAAGCCCAAAAGAGCAGCAACACAGTTTTAGGCAAGAAAACTTCTGCTTCAGTCCCCTGACATAGTACCAATATTCCAGAGCAGCCTAttggcatttttatttctcatgccTTTGCTCTTTCCTCCTTGGGGAAGATGAAGCACACGCAGAGCCTGGAACACCTTTCTAAGCAATTACCACACATTTGATACCACGAGCCAAAGCTGGCTGTAATAAGCTTTAGACTCAGTAGAGTCTAAAGGGTATCCCAAAACTTATGCTGGTTGGTACAAAGAGGATCTGCACAATGAGGGGTTGAAGACCCCACGCCTGTACTCAATCAAAGACAAAGACCCCATCCCAACAGGTCTGCAATGCTTCACCTCACCCCTCTGCCAAAGGATGTGAGGGTCTCACACCCTTTAAAGTTATCTACTTGCAAGAAACATCTGTCACTTGATCAGCAATCAAGGCTTACACAGAGCTTAATTTCCCTGACAGTAAAACCGAGACTAACCTCTGGCCTGTAGTAGCGAGTTGT
Coding sequences within:
- the DUSP11 gene encoding RNA/RNP complex-1-interacting phosphatase isoform X1, giving the protein MVGRKASRVPERWTDYVPLGRRMPGTRFIAFKVPLKKSFDQKLHPEERFSPCDLIKKIKEQKEELGLIIDLTYTTRYYRPEELPDTLCYSKILTMGHEIPNRHTIFQFKCIVKKFLRDNKDNDKLIGVHCTHGLNRTGYLVCRYLIDVEGMEPNTAIELFNRARGHPIERTNYIQDLRKRSVKKNCGLKNLSSDPFKEKAGATPNTKKQMVKHHPHHSNQAPLAVPRLLPSQQGWQGNSECRNSGSTKKNGRRGARAQAHHQELTRRHGVAEQRQPCSLAARNCQVALPANERRNGLCFPSQSTHLCAPQETPAARKRRRRRRKPVVMA
- the DUSP11 gene encoding RNA/RNP complex-1-interacting phosphatase isoform X2, with amino-acid sequence MVGRKASRVPERWTDYVPLGRRMPGTRFIAFKVPLKKSFDQKLHPEERFSPCDLIKKIKEQKEELGLIIDLTYTTRYYRPEELPDTLCYSKILTMGHEIPNRHTIFQFKCIVKKFLRDNKDNDKLIGVHCTHGLNRTGYLVCRYLIDVEGMEPNTAIELFNRARGHPIERTNYIQDLRKRSVKKNCGLKNLSSDPFKEKAGATPNTKKQMVKHHPHHSNQAPLAVPRNSGSTKKNGRRGARAQAHHQELTRRHGVAEQRQPCSLAARNCQVALPANERRNGLCFPSQSTHLCAPQETPAARKRRRRRRKPVVMA